From a region of the Palaeococcus ferrophilus DSM 13482 genome:
- a CDS encoding prenyltransferase/squalene oxidase repeat-containing protein, with amino-acid sequence MGSKLYELGRYINVKGVLDYIEERRHEDGGYCFVSVLNDTNVNDTYYAVKIHDLLGMEVSEGEKTIDFLEKAIQPQTAVVAIAMALEGLAILGAKDVAMEHLDVVFTKYNPLENKFAVGLGGSEEFGTATPLEATYWVVKAFNAIGHRFSSDEKEAIRAFVMRFRNGNGFGVKQPTTTMTYQALFTLRALGYRPPKSPHFGSCELCPMGGFTEVPYSLPPYLEPTFYAVRALELQGERASCPTDHIRFIKALQNSNGGFRRSLELGISNFQNTYRALAVVDSMIKYL; translated from the coding sequence ATGGGCTCGAAGCTTTACGAACTGGGACGCTACATTAATGTAAAGGGAGTTCTGGACTACATCGAGGAGCGGCGCCACGAGGATGGCGGCTACTGCTTCGTGAGCGTTCTAAACGATACCAACGTTAACGACACCTACTACGCGGTTAAAATCCACGACCTCCTTGGGATGGAGGTTTCGGAGGGAGAAAAGACCATAGACTTCCTTGAAAAGGCGATACAGCCCCAGACCGCGGTCGTTGCCATAGCGATGGCCCTTGAGGGACTCGCGATTCTTGGAGCAAAGGACGTCGCGATGGAGCACCTCGACGTAGTTTTCACCAAATACAATCCCTTGGAAAATAAGTTCGCCGTCGGCCTCGGTGGAAGCGAGGAGTTTGGGACGGCAACGCCGCTCGAGGCGACCTACTGGGTGGTCAAGGCCTTCAATGCCATCGGGCATAGGTTCTCCAGCGATGAGAAGGAGGCCATCAGGGCCTTCGTAATGCGCTTTAGGAACGGCAACGGCTTTGGTGTCAAGCAGCCGACGACGACCATGACGTATCAGGCCCTCTTCACGCTCCGTGCCCTCGGTTACAGGCCCCCTAAGAGCCCCCACTTTGGGAGCTGTGAGCTGTGCCCCATGGGAGGGTTCACGGAGGTTCCCTACAGCCTCCCGCCGTATCTGGAGCCGACCTTCTACGCCGTGAGGGCCCTTGAACTCCAGGGCGAGAGGGCTTCATGCCCAACGGATCACATCCGCTTCATTAAAGCCCTTCAGAACTCCAACGGCGGCTTCAGACGCTCTTTAGAGCTCGGCATTTCAAACTTCCAGAACACGTACCGGGCGCTGGCGGTAGTGGACTCGATGATTAAGTACCTCTAG